In Myxococcus stipitatus, the following are encoded in one genomic region:
- a CDS encoding non-ribosomal peptide synthetase/type I polyketide synthase yields the protein MSASKLIAELHQKGIEVWAEGDALRFRAPPGHLTDALRAALREQKSQLLEHLRSSPRATDEVRAAVVAPPEDARFSPFPLTDLQNAYWVGRQDAFDAGGVSAHGYLEVAFDVLDPERLERVFQRLIEHHDMLRMVVLPTGEQVVLASVPPFRIPVHDLTQASQGEVDRCLQATRDELSHQVLPADRFPLFDVRATRLPGGTVHLHVSFDLLMADAFSVQLLIEQCTLLYQDLDAPLPRLKHTFREYFSELARRRREQGASAYQRSLEYWRNRLATLPGPPELPLSADADVKGPRRFVRRKAELEPAAWSALRRNASAAGVTASMALGAAFAEVLRAHSRSSRLTLNLTLFNRLPLIEDVEQIVGDFTSGILLEVDGTRVESFAQRALRLQGQFFEDLEHSTVSSVQVMREANRLGRLDTSTGMPYVFTSLLSETGRALRLGPGVRIVEVISQTPQVWLDHQVFELNDSLYFSWDAVEALFPPGLLDTLFAAYVRLIRRLSEDPSAWDAPARQALPPEQLARRESYNATQGAVSSARMESLFLRRAAEHPEAPAVIAGDTVLRYGELEDRSARVASWLQSRGVGPDVLVSIVAEKGLEQVVAAMAILRAGAAYLPLDPALPTERLHELLRDSGTRWVLTQSHLEESLRWPESIGRLAVDQAMTLPSPEGGLPSREGNGLAYVIYTSGSTGRPKGVMIDHRGAVNTLLDMNERFGVGPDDRVFALSSLSFDLSVYDVFGTLAAGAAIVMPAPGTQRDPGHWLTLLEQERVSVWNSVPALMEMLIEFIEGEGRRLPDSLRLVWMSGDWIPLTLPGRLHARGRNLELVSLGGATEASIWSILHPIRDVDPTWRSVPYGAPMVNQRFHVFDEALEPCPEWVTGQLYIGGVGLALGYYGDAERTASRFITHPRTGERLYATGDLGRFRPEGFIEFLGREDFQVKVQGHRIELGEIEAALSTHPAVRGAVVNAVGKPGGARRLVAYVVPDAIPTNVLAQEPVEARLAEAHEPEPRLGVISDPIERLEFKLKSPGLRDDVGHRDAVSLPRPVLDAEALRRITARKSHRSFRSGQVRFEQLGELLSCLMQVPLEDSLLPKYQYASAGGLYPVQVYLHVKPEGVTGLAGGTYYYHPKHHQLVSLSPGAAMSRSQHAPGNRAVFDGAAFSLFLVGQLNAIQPLYGEMARDFCLLEAGYIAQLLMGSAAGGALGLCPVGGLDFEPLRQQFALGEQQVLLHSFLGGEVSTVAPEVRPDVKAVPGALLPEELRRHLIAKLPDYMVPSTFVLMDALPLTSNGKVDRDALRPPVDAPATAMPKARAPRTEMERSLAAILQEVLKLEDVDVHRNFFDLGGTSVQVVQIHRKMRERLKVDLPIAQMFRFTTVSALAEYVSTRGTGTSGMAPRVEVRREAPQPNKVRVPEARPDAGLESAIAIVGMSGRFPGARNLDEFWRNLREGVESVTFFTEAELRGSVLEPSQLDQPGYVPAGAILDDVELFDAEHFGFMPKQARLTDPQHRIFMECVWEAIEDAGYDPKRLDKRVGVYAGSILSNYLLYHLGQTVGREGIVRDLQTLIGNDKDYLATHVSYRLGLKGPSVSVQTACSTSLVAVHLASQALRNGECDMALAGGVAVRLPQRSGYLYEQGAILSPDGHCRAFDAEAQGTLFGSGAGVVVLKRLKDALAEGDCVRAVIRGSAVNNDGAMKAGYTAPSQEGQAAVISAALSAAGVSPSSIGYVEAHGTGTPLGDQIELSALQQAFGVESVDAGAGTWPIGSVKTNVGHLEVAAGIAGLIKTVLSLQHRALPPSLNFERPQADFVRSPFTVNTRLTEWRRTATPRRAGVSSFGIGGTNAHVVLEEAPEVGRREEKEEGRARVLALSARSEKALRELAGRYARGAEGEVGDVCFTANEGRGRYVERVAVVGRTLEEMKEELRRYEREGVVEKGAVGKAKKVGGEEVVMLFTGQGGQEEGMGRELYETEETFREEMRKCDEVVRREMGESLVEVLYGGKGKLLEKARMSQAALFAVEYGLAKVWMKWGVKPAAVMGHSLGEYVAACVAGVFGVEEGLKLVMERGRLMEGLEGKGRMVAVMCGEEEVRREGGGGLIAAVNGPEEVVLSGREEEVEEVVERLRGKGKESRRLKTTHAFHSELMEPMREELERVAGEVRMERGEVEWVSNVSGREVKGDEARSGRYWGRHLREPVRWWEGLKGLYEKGYRVFVEVGPKATLTGIGKRYLGGGEWVGSLKPGRSDREELLGSAARLYVKGVEVKWGEMEGGKERRRVPLPTYPFQRERFWLERPREDRHPGASLSTGPGLLGRRIQSPALKQTVFESSISAGAWTFLSDHRVHGVSVLPSTVLMEMARATALRLLGAGAHAVEDLSIHEALVLHGETARTVQLIVPAEGGDSLPFQVFSADAAATEAEWKLHASGRLQRAARDSTAPEPRALETWLSRCPKEVPVAALYEHFQSRGIQYGPSLRGVERIFLGTGEALGWIQLPADLASDGLGGALHPVLLDACLQVCGALFLDGGAGLSEGTLYLPVSMRQLRVWREPGTSCWSHVSITQETSAAGVTLVGTVRLLDSLGAVCAELEGLRFQQVGSSALQRLLGKGRDWTYEVSWEPRPLAVPVERTDRPESWVVFSDAGGVGTELARLLEARGSRCVWARPGAAYSSHEGRSFTLDPSRVEDFARLFQEVSRDGAPPCRGVVFLWGLDAGQESAVCQGALHLSQVLVGWGMAVPPRLWMVTRGVQRTKHEAFVPAVAHAELWGLGRTLALEQPATWGALIDLDAAAHERDSARVMAELHQPPEGEQVAYRDGRRFVARLTRCPVAASVRPPAARVRRDASYLITGGLGALGLLVARWLVGQGARHLVLMGRSPQGETSREWVRSLENEGARIDCVQGDVSRPEDVSRVVAAISRSGHPLRGVVHAAGVVDDATLPSLDWKRFERVLAPKQQGSWNLHQQTKSLPLDFFVLFSSSSSVLGAAGQANYAAANAFMDVLAQHRQALGLPAVSINWGPWSGDGMAAALEVPEQRRWFDWIEPSQGLELLGQVMDSGRPQVAVLPVDWRRYLQRQADLGAVGILRSVLDDARVTMPRPDIVPMVDRLKGQQRKRQQETLFEHVHQQVAQVLGWDASKQMPGNQGLFDAGLDSLLAVELRNRLQRSLGVEQPLSATLVFEHPNIDSLTAHLATEVFALGPWVATEQPALSAQEGAGLAQLEQLPHEELGSRLDQKLAALEKWMGGE from the coding sequence ATCGCCGAGCTCCACCAGAAGGGCATCGAGGTGTGGGCGGAAGGGGACGCCCTGCGCTTCCGCGCGCCGCCCGGGCACCTCACTGACGCGCTTCGCGCGGCCCTGCGCGAGCAGAAGTCCCAGCTCCTGGAGCACCTGCGCTCTTCTCCTCGCGCCACCGACGAGGTGCGGGCGGCGGTTGTTGCTCCGCCCGAGGATGCGCGCTTCTCTCCGTTCCCGCTCACCGACCTGCAGAACGCCTATTGGGTGGGACGGCAGGACGCCTTCGACGCGGGGGGCGTGTCGGCCCATGGCTATCTGGAAGTGGCGTTCGACGTGCTGGACCCGGAGCGGCTGGAGCGGGTGTTCCAGCGGCTCATCGAGCACCACGACATGCTGCGCATGGTGGTCCTGCCGACGGGCGAGCAGGTGGTCCTCGCCTCGGTGCCGCCGTTCCGCATCCCCGTGCACGACCTGACGCAGGCGTCGCAGGGAGAGGTGGACAGGTGCCTCCAGGCGACGCGCGACGAGCTCTCGCACCAAGTGCTGCCGGCGGACCGCTTCCCGTTGTTCGACGTCCGAGCCACGAGGCTTCCTGGGGGGACCGTCCATCTCCACGTCAGCTTCGACCTCTTGATGGCGGACGCCTTCAGCGTCCAGCTTCTCATCGAGCAGTGCACCCTGTTGTACCAGGACCTGGACGCGCCGCTGCCTCGGTTGAAGCACACGTTTCGTGAGTACTTCAGCGAGCTCGCGCGGCGCCGACGGGAGCAGGGCGCCTCGGCCTATCAGCGCTCGCTGGAGTACTGGCGCAACCGGCTCGCGACACTGCCGGGACCGCCCGAGCTGCCGCTCTCCGCCGACGCGGATGTGAAGGGGCCGCGCCGATTCGTGCGCAGGAAGGCGGAGCTGGAGCCAGCCGCTTGGAGTGCCTTGCGGCGCAATGCCTCGGCCGCGGGCGTGACGGCCTCCATGGCGTTGGGCGCCGCGTTCGCGGAGGTGCTCCGCGCACACAGCCGGAGCAGCCGGCTGACGCTCAATCTGACGTTGTTCAACCGGTTGCCGCTCATCGAGGACGTGGAACAAATCGTGGGCGACTTCACGTCGGGCATCCTGCTGGAGGTGGATGGCACCCGCGTGGAGTCCTTCGCTCAACGGGCGCTGCGTCTTCAAGGTCAGTTCTTCGAGGACCTGGAGCACTCGACGGTGTCGAGCGTGCAGGTGATGCGGGAGGCGAACCGGCTGGGCCGCCTGGACACCAGCACGGGCATGCCCTACGTGTTCACGAGCCTCCTCTCGGAGACGGGCCGTGCCCTGCGCCTGGGGCCAGGGGTCCGTATCGTCGAGGTCATCAGCCAGACGCCGCAAGTGTGGCTGGACCATCAGGTCTTCGAGCTCAATGACAGCCTGTACTTCAGTTGGGACGCCGTCGAGGCGCTGTTCCCTCCGGGGCTGTTGGACACACTCTTCGCCGCCTACGTCCGACTGATTCGCCGGTTGAGCGAGGACCCCTCCGCGTGGGACGCCCCCGCGCGTCAGGCGCTCCCTCCCGAGCAGCTCGCGCGCCGGGAGTCCTACAACGCCACCCAAGGGGCCGTGTCGTCGGCGCGGATGGAGTCGTTGTTCCTGCGGCGAGCGGCGGAGCATCCGGAGGCTCCGGCGGTCATCGCGGGGGACACGGTGCTCCGTTATGGCGAGTTGGAGGACCGCTCGGCGCGGGTCGCGTCCTGGCTCCAGTCACGAGGGGTGGGGCCGGACGTGTTGGTGTCGATTGTCGCGGAGAAGGGGCTGGAGCAGGTGGTGGCCGCGATGGCCATCCTGCGCGCGGGCGCCGCGTACCTTCCCCTGGACCCGGCGTTGCCCACGGAGCGGCTCCACGAATTGCTGCGAGACTCAGGCACGCGGTGGGTCCTCACGCAGTCGCACCTGGAGGAGTCTCTGCGCTGGCCCGAGAGCATCGGGCGGCTCGCGGTGGACCAGGCGATGACGCTTCCGTCGCCAGAGGGCGGGCTCCCCTCGCGCGAGGGCAATGGCCTGGCCTACGTCATCTACACCTCCGGCTCGACCGGCCGGCCCAAGGGCGTGATGATCGACCACCGGGGCGCGGTCAACACGCTGCTCGACATGAACGAGCGCTTCGGCGTGGGCCCGGATGACCGCGTCTTCGCGCTCTCGTCGCTCAGCTTCGACCTGTCGGTCTACGACGTGTTCGGAACGCTGGCCGCGGGGGCCGCCATCGTGATGCCGGCGCCCGGGACGCAGCGGGACCCGGGGCACTGGCTGACCCTGCTCGAGCAGGAGCGGGTGTCGGTCTGGAACTCCGTGCCCGCGTTGATGGAGATGCTCATCGAGTTCATCGAGGGCGAGGGGCGGCGGCTCCCTGATTCGCTGCGGCTCGTGTGGATGAGCGGTGACTGGATTCCCCTCACCTTGCCCGGCCGCCTCCACGCGAGGGGCCGGAACCTGGAGTTGGTGAGTCTGGGAGGCGCCACCGAGGCGTCCATCTGGTCGATTCTCCATCCCATCCGGGACGTGGACCCGACATGGCGCAGCGTTCCGTATGGCGCGCCCATGGTGAACCAGCGCTTCCACGTGTTCGACGAGGCGCTGGAGCCTTGTCCGGAGTGGGTGACCGGGCAGCTCTACATCGGCGGCGTCGGCCTCGCGCTCGGGTACTACGGCGACGCGGAGCGCACGGCCTCGCGCTTCATCACGCATCCCCGGACGGGCGAGCGGCTCTATGCGACCGGGGACCTGGGGCGCTTCCGTCCGGAGGGCTTCATCGAGTTCCTGGGGCGCGAGGACTTCCAGGTCAAGGTGCAAGGACACCGCATCGAGCTGGGAGAAATCGAGGCCGCGCTGAGCACACACCCGGCGGTGCGTGGCGCCGTGGTCAATGCCGTGGGGAAGCCTGGTGGGGCCCGGCGGTTGGTGGCCTACGTCGTCCCGGACGCCATTCCGACGAACGTGCTGGCCCAGGAGCCCGTGGAGGCTCGGCTCGCGGAGGCCCATGAGCCGGAACCTCGGCTGGGCGTCATCTCGGACCCTATCGAGCGGCTCGAGTTCAAGTTGAAGAGCCCCGGGCTGCGAGACGACGTGGGCCACCGGGATGCCGTGTCGCTCCCTCGGCCGGTGCTCGACGCGGAGGCCCTGCGGAGAATCACGGCACGCAAGAGCCATCGCTCGTTCCGCTCGGGCCAGGTCCGCTTCGAGCAGCTCGGGGAGTTGCTGAGCTGCCTGATGCAGGTGCCTCTCGAGGACTCGCTGCTCCCCAAGTACCAGTATGCCTCGGCGGGGGGGCTCTATCCGGTCCAGGTGTATCTGCACGTGAAGCCCGAAGGCGTCACGGGGCTCGCGGGAGGCACGTACTACTACCACCCCAAGCACCATCAACTGGTGTCGCTGTCGCCGGGCGCGGCGATGAGCCGGAGTCAGCACGCTCCAGGCAACCGCGCGGTCTTCGACGGCGCGGCGTTCTCCCTCTTCCTCGTGGGGCAGCTGAACGCCATCCAGCCCTTGTATGGAGAGATGGCGCGGGACTTCTGTCTGCTGGAGGCCGGCTACATCGCGCAGTTGCTGATGGGCTCCGCGGCGGGGGGCGCGCTGGGACTCTGTCCGGTGGGCGGTCTGGACTTCGAGCCGCTGCGCCAGCAATTCGCCCTGGGGGAGCAGCAGGTGCTGCTTCACAGCTTCCTAGGGGGCGAGGTCAGCACGGTGGCGCCGGAGGTCCGGCCCGACGTGAAAGCGGTCCCAGGCGCATTGCTCCCCGAGGAGCTGCGCCGACACCTCATCGCGAAGCTTCCGGACTACATGGTCCCCAGCACCTTCGTGCTGATGGACGCGCTGCCGCTCACCTCCAACGGCAAGGTGGATCGCGACGCGCTTCGTCCACCCGTCGACGCTCCAGCCACGGCAATGCCCAAGGCGCGGGCGCCCCGGACGGAGATGGAGCGCTCGTTGGCCGCCATCCTCCAGGAGGTGTTGAAACTGGAGGACGTGGACGTCCATCGGAACTTCTTCGACCTGGGAGGTACATCGGTCCAGGTCGTGCAGATCCATCGCAAGATGCGGGAGCGGCTCAAGGTGGACCTCCCGATTGCGCAGATGTTCCGCTTCACCACGGTCAGCGCGCTGGCGGAGTACGTGTCGACCCGAGGCACCGGAACGTCCGGCATGGCCCCCCGCGTGGAGGTCCGCCGCGAGGCGCCCCAGCCGAACAAGGTCCGTGTCCCGGAGGCGCGTCCGGATGCGGGGCTGGAGTCGGCGATTGCCATCGTGGGGATGTCCGGGCGTTTTCCCGGGGCCAGGAACCTGGACGAGTTCTGGCGGAACCTGCGTGAGGGCGTGGAGTCGGTCACCTTCTTCACGGAAGCAGAGCTGCGAGGCTCGGTGTTGGAGCCCTCCCAGTTGGACCAGCCGGGTTACGTCCCGGCGGGCGCCATCCTCGACGATGTGGAGCTCTTCGACGCCGAGCATTTCGGCTTCATGCCGAAGCAGGCGCGGCTGACGGACCCGCAGCACCGCATCTTCATGGAGTGTGTCTGGGAAGCCATCGAGGACGCGGGCTATGACCCGAAGCGGCTCGACAAGCGCGTGGGCGTCTATGCGGGCTCCATTCTCAGCAACTACCTCCTGTACCACCTGGGGCAGACGGTGGGGCGCGAGGGCATTGTCCGCGACCTTCAGACGTTGATTGGGAACGACAAGGACTATCTGGCCACGCACGTGTCCTACCGGCTGGGATTGAAAGGGCCCAGCGTCAGCGTGCAGACGGCGTGCTCCACCTCCCTGGTTGCGGTGCATCTGGCCAGTCAGGCCCTGCGCAACGGTGAGTGCGACATGGCGCTGGCGGGAGGCGTGGCCGTGCGGCTGCCGCAGCGCTCCGGCTACCTCTACGAGCAGGGGGCCATCCTCTCTCCAGATGGACACTGCCGCGCGTTCGACGCGGAGGCCCAGGGGACCCTCTTCGGAAGTGGCGCGGGTGTCGTGGTCCTCAAGCGGTTGAAGGACGCGCTCGCGGAAGGGGACTGCGTTCGCGCGGTCATCCGAGGCTCCGCCGTCAACAACGATGGCGCGATGAAGGCGGGCTACACGGCGCCGAGCCAGGAGGGGCAGGCCGCGGTGATATCCGCCGCGCTGTCCGCAGCGGGAGTGAGTCCCTCCAGCATCGGCTACGTCGAGGCACACGGCACGGGCACGCCCCTGGGGGACCAGATTGAGTTGTCCGCGCTCCAGCAAGCCTTCGGAGTCGAGTCGGTGGACGCGGGCGCGGGCACCTGGCCCATCGGCTCGGTGAAGACCAACGTGGGGCACCTGGAGGTGGCCGCGGGTATCGCGGGGCTCATCAAGACGGTGTTGTCGCTACAGCACCGGGCCCTTCCTCCCAGCTTGAACTTCGAGCGTCCTCAGGCCGACTTCGTGCGCAGCCCCTTCACCGTGAACACGCGCCTCACGGAGTGGCGCCGCACCGCGACGCCGCGCAGGGCGGGCGTGAGCTCGTTTGGCATTGGCGGGACGAACGCGCATGTGGTGCTCGAGGAAGCACCCGAGGTGGGGAGGCGGGAAGAGAAGGAGGAAGGGAGAGCGAGGGTGTTGGCGCTGTCGGCGAGGAGCGAGAAGGCGCTGAGGGAGTTGGCGGGGAGGTACGCGAGGGGAGCGGAGGGAGAGGTGGGGGACGTGTGCTTCACGGCGAACGAGGGGAGAGGGAGGTACGTGGAGAGGGTGGCGGTGGTGGGGAGGACGCTGGAGGAGATGAAGGAGGAGTTGAGGAGGTACGAGAGGGAAGGTGTGGTGGAGAAGGGGGCGGTGGGGAAGGCGAAGAAGGTGGGGGGAGAAGAGGTGGTGATGCTCTTCACGGGGCAGGGGGGGCAGGAGGAGGGGATGGGGAGGGAGCTGTACGAGACGGAAGAGACATTCCGGGAAGAGATGAGGAAGTGCGACGAGGTGGTGAGGAGGGAGATGGGGGAGTCGCTGGTGGAGGTGCTGTACGGGGGGAAGGGGAAGTTGCTGGAGAAGGCGAGGATGTCGCAGGCGGCGTTGTTCGCGGTGGAGTACGGGCTGGCGAAGGTGTGGATGAAGTGGGGAGTGAAGCCAGCGGCGGTGATGGGGCACAGCCTGGGAGAGTACGTGGCGGCGTGCGTGGCGGGAGTGTTTGGGGTGGAGGAGGGGCTGAAGCTGGTGATGGAGAGAGGGAGGTTGATGGAGGGGTTGGAGGGGAAGGGGAGGATGGTGGCGGTGATGTGCGGGGAGGAGGAGGTGAGGAGAGAGGGGGGAGGAGGGCTGATAGCGGCGGTGAACGGGCCCGAGGAGGTGGTGCTGTCAGGGAGGGAGGAGGAGGTGGAGGAGGTGGTGGAGAGGCTGAGGGGGAAGGGGAAGGAGAGCCGGAGGCTGAAGACGACGCATGCGTTTCATTCGGAGTTGATGGAGCCGATGAGGGAGGAGTTGGAGAGGGTGGCGGGAGAGGTGAGGATGGAGAGGGGGGAGGTGGAGTGGGTGTCGAATGTGAGTGGGAGGGAGGTGAAGGGGGACGAGGCGAGGAGTGGGAGGTATTGGGGGAGACACCTGAGGGAGCCGGTGAGGTGGTGGGAGGGATTGAAGGGGTTGTATGAGAAGGGGTACCGGGTATTCGTGGAGGTGGGGCCGAAGGCGACGCTGACGGGGATAGGGAAGAGGTATCTGGGAGGAGGGGAGTGGGTGGGGAGCCTGAAGCCGGGGAGGAGTGACAGAGAGGAGCTGCTGGGGAGCGCGGCGCGGTTGTATGTGAAAGGGGTGGAGGTGAAGTGGGGGGAGATGGAGGGGGGCAAAGAGAGACGGCGAGTGCCCTTGCCCACGTATCCCTTTCAACGCGAGCGCTTCTGGCTGGAGCGCCCTCGAGAAGACAGACATCCAGGCGCATCGTTGTCCACCGGCCCCGGGCTGCTCGGCCGCCGCATCCAGTCGCCCGCCCTCAAGCAAACAGTCTTCGAATCGTCCATCAGCGCGGGCGCGTGGACCTTCCTCTCCGACCATCGTGTCCATGGTGTCTCGGTGCTGCCGTCGACGGTGCTGATGGAGATGGCGCGCGCCACGGCGCTGCGGCTCCTGGGCGCTGGCGCGCATGCGGTCGAGGACCTGAGCATCCATGAGGCACTCGTCCTCCACGGCGAGACGGCGCGAACGGTCCAGCTCATCGTGCCGGCGGAAGGCGGGGACTCGCTGCCGTTCCAGGTCTTCAGCGCGGACGCAGCCGCGACGGAGGCCGAGTGGAAGCTTCATGCGTCCGGCAGACTCCAGCGGGCCGCGAGGGATTCCACCGCGCCGGAGCCGCGTGCCCTCGAGACATGGCTCTCACGGTGCCCGAAGGAGGTCCCTGTCGCGGCGCTCTATGAACACTTCCAGTCGCGAGGGATTCAGTACGGCCCGTCTCTCCGGGGAGTCGAGCGCATCTTCTTGGGGACGGGCGAGGCCCTGGGATGGATTCAGCTCCCCGCGGACCTGGCGTCGGATGGGTTGGGTGGTGCGCTCCATCCCGTGCTGCTCGATGCGTGTCTCCAGGTCTGTGGCGCGCTGTTCCTCGACGGTGGCGCGGGCTTGTCCGAAGGAACGCTCTACCTGCCTGTCTCGATGAGGCAGCTCCGCGTGTGGCGTGAGCCTGGGACCTCTTGCTGGAGTCATGTGTCCATCACGCAAGAGACCTCGGCGGCCGGCGTGACGTTGGTGGGGACGGTCCGCCTGTTGGATTCATTGGGCGCGGTGTGCGCCGAGCTGGAAGGGCTCCGGTTCCAGCAGGTTGGTTCCTCCGCGTTGCAGCGGCTGCTCGGAAAGGGGCGGGATTGGACCTACGAGGTGAGCTGGGAGCCGCGTCCCTTGGCGGTCCCGGTGGAGCGCACGGACCGCCCCGAGTCCTGGGTGGTGTTCTCCGATGCGGGAGGCGTGGGGACCGAGCTCGCCCGATTGTTGGAGGCCCGTGGCTCGCGGTGTGTGTGGGCGCGTCCTGGCGCCGCTTATTCCTCTCACGAGGGGCGGAGCTTCACGCTGGACCCCTCGCGTGTGGAGGACTTCGCCCGCTTGTTCCAGGAGGTCTCCCGTGACGGAGCGCCACCCTGCCGGGGTGTCGTGTTCCTCTGGGGACTTGATGCGGGGCAGGAGTCCGCTGTGTGTCAGGGCGCACTCCACCTGAGCCAGGTGCTCGTGGGCTGGGGCATGGCGGTTCCTCCTCGACTCTGGATGGTGACGCGAGGAGTCCAGCGCACGAAACACGAAGCCTTTGTCCCGGCGGTCGCTCACGCCGAGCTGTGGGGCCTCGGGCGCACCCTGGCCCTGGAACAGCCTGCCACCTGGGGGGCGCTCATCGACCTCGACGCGGCCGCACACGAGCGTGATTCAGCGCGGGTGATGGCCGAGCTTCATCAGCCACCCGAAGGCGAACAGGTCGCCTACCGGGACGGCCGGCGCTTTGTCGCGCGGCTCACACGTTGTCCGGTGGCTGCTTCGGTCCGTCCGCCAGCGGCGCGTGTCCGCCGCGACGCGAGCTATCTCATCACGGGAGGTCTGGGCGCCCTGGGGCTCCTCGTGGCGCGGTGGCTGGTGGGCCAGGGGGCCCGGCACCTGGTGTTGATGGGGCGCTCGCCCCAGGGCGAGACCTCTCGCGAGTGGGTGCGCTCACTGGAGAACGAAGGGGCGCGCATCGACTGCGTGCAAGGGGATGTGTCGCGTCCCGAGGACGTGTCACGCGTCGTGGCGGCCATCTCGCGGAGCGGGCATCCCCTGCGCGGCGTGGTGCATGCCGCGGGTGTCGTGGACGATGCGACGCTCCCGTCTCTCGACTGGAAGCGCTTCGAGCGGGTGCTGGCCCCCAAGCAGCAAGGGAGTTGGAACCTGCACCAGCAGACGAAGTCCCTCCCCCTGGACTTCTTCGTGTTGTTCTCCTCGTCGTCCTCCGTGCTGGGCGCCGCGGGGCAGGCCAACTACGCGGCGGCGAATGCGTTCATGGATGTGCTCGCGCAGCACCGCCAGGCGCTCGGGCTTCCGGCCGTGAGCATCAACTGGGGCCCCTGGAGTGGCGACGGCATGGCGGCCGCGCTCGAGGTGCCGGAGCAGCGGCGATGGTTCGACTGGATTGAACCGTCCCAGGGGCTGGAGCTGCTGGGCCAGGTCATGGACTCGGGGCGCCCCCAGGTGGCGGTGCTGCCCGTGGACTGGCGCCGGTATCTCCAACGCCAGGCGGACCTGGGCGCAGTGGGAATCCTGCGGAGCGTGCTCGACGACGCGCGGGTGACCATGCCCCGGCCGGACATCGTGCCGATGGTGGACCGGCTGAAGGGACAGCAACGCAAACGCCAGCAGGAGACACTTTTCGAGCACGTCCACCAGCAGGTCGCACAGGTGCTGGGATGGGATGCCTCGAAGCAGATGCCGGGGAACCAGGGCCTGTTCGATGCGGGGCTCGATTCGCTCCTCGCTGTCGAACTGCGCAATCGGCTCCAGCGGAGTCTGGGCGTCGAGCAGCCCTTGTCGGCAACCCTGGTGTTCGAACACCCGAACATCGACTCCCTGACAGCTCACCTGGCGACGGAGGTCTTCGCGCTAGGTCCTTGGGTGGCTACCGAGCAACCCGCCCTCTCCGCTCAGGAGGGCGCGGGATTGGCGCAGCTCGAGCAACTCCCTCATGAAGAGCTGGGGTCGAGGCTCGACCAGAAGCTCGCGGCACTCGAGAAGTGGATGGGTGGGGAGTAG